In Numidum massiliense, a single genomic region encodes these proteins:
- the argS gene encoding arginine--tRNA ligase: MDVKKQVAQILTSAVQSLNGAEVAVADIYRLLETPPNPTLGDFALPCFALAKRFRRPPQAIAAQLTAYVHGECVQEVAQHPREKSVSEKAMQAPIQKAEQVGAYVNIFLNRTRVGQAVVANVLAEGPGYGSCDIGRGEAVPIDFSSPNIAKPFSMGHLRSTVIGNALANMYAKCGYRPVRINHLGDWGTQFGKLMAAYKRWGDAAEVEKAPIPTLLALYVRFHDEAATSPSLEAEGRAWFKKLEDGEAEAVALWKWFRHESLQEFQKIYDLLGISFDSSDGEAFYNDKMDEVVALLEQKQLLERSEGADVVSLAAYDLPPCLIKKSDGATLYATRDLAAALYRYRTYRFAHALYVVGHEQRLHFQQLFAVLKKMGFEWAEQMAHVPFGLLLQDGKKMSTRKGKVVLLEHVLERAIAKVREHIKRANPSLVDPETVARQVGVGAVIFNDLKHNRLNDIEFSLDDMLTFEGETGPYVQYTYTRARSLLRKGGVRLEQRCVAGDALVNDSLQLTLNKDALVAADGQSGRGEGRLRSSEGLPGESSDMPQRKDVYGDAKAWAVATALMNFPHVVRRALDDNDPSQISKFVLDLAQAFNKYYSSVRVLAGGEGERHAKLALVAAVAIVLREGLRLLGIATPEQM, translated from the coding sequence ATGGATGTAAAAAAACAAGTGGCACAAATACTTACCTCTGCTGTGCAATCGTTAAACGGTGCCGAAGTGGCAGTGGCGGATATATACCGTTTATTGGAAACTCCGCCTAACCCGACGCTCGGTGATTTCGCCTTGCCGTGTTTTGCGTTGGCCAAACGTTTTCGTCGCCCACCGCAAGCAATTGCCGCACAGCTGACAGCGTATGTACATGGCGAATGTGTGCAAGAGGTGGCGCAACATCCTCGGGAAAAATCGGTTTCAGAAAAGGCGATGCAAGCTCCAATACAAAAGGCGGAGCAAGTCGGGGCTTACGTCAACATATTTCTCAACCGGACTCGCGTCGGGCAGGCGGTCGTCGCGAACGTACTCGCGGAGGGGCCCGGGTACGGCTCGTGTGACATTGGCCGAGGAGAGGCGGTGCCGATCGATTTTTCGTCACCGAACATCGCCAAGCCATTTTCTATGGGGCACTTGCGTTCGACGGTGATCGGCAACGCGCTCGCCAACATGTATGCAAAGTGCGGCTATCGTCCGGTGCGTATCAACCACTTGGGCGATTGGGGCACGCAGTTCGGAAAACTGATGGCTGCCTACAAACGGTGGGGAGATGCGGCTGAGGTGGAGAAAGCACCGATTCCCACCTTGCTCGCACTATACGTCCGCTTTCACGACGAAGCGGCAACTTCCCCGTCCTTAGAAGCAGAAGGGCGCGCGTGGTTTAAAAAATTGGAAGACGGTGAGGCCGAAGCAGTCGCACTGTGGAAGTGGTTTCGCCACGAGTCGCTGCAAGAATTCCAAAAAATATACGACTTGCTCGGGATCAGCTTCGATTCGAGCGACGGCGAGGCGTTTTATAACGATAAAATGGATGAGGTCGTCGCCTTGCTCGAGCAGAAACAGTTGTTAGAACGGTCGGAAGGCGCAGACGTCGTGTCCCTCGCCGCATATGACTTGCCGCCGTGTTTAATCAAAAAATCGGACGGAGCTACCTTGTACGCGACGCGCGATTTAGCGGCCGCGCTGTACCGCTACAGGACATACCGTTTTGCACACGCCCTGTACGTCGTCGGACACGAACAGCGGCTGCACTTTCAGCAACTGTTTGCCGTGTTAAAGAAAATGGGCTTTGAGTGGGCCGAACAGATGGCGCACGTCCCCTTCGGGTTGCTGCTACAAGACGGGAAAAAAATGTCGACGCGCAAAGGGAAGGTTGTGCTATTAGAACACGTGCTCGAGCGGGCGATTGCGAAGGTGCGTGAGCATATCAAACGGGCAAATCCATCGCTTGTGGATCCTGAAACGGTGGCGCGACAAGTCGGAGTCGGTGCCGTCATTTTTAACGACCTGAAGCATAATCGCTTAAACGACATTGAGTTTTCGCTCGACGACATGCTCACCTTTGAAGGGGAGACGGGGCCGTACGTGCAGTACACCTACACGCGTGCGCGTTCGCTGTTGCGGAAGGGTGGCGTGCGATTGGAACAACGATGTGTCGCTGGTGACGCTCTCGTGAATGACAGTCTGCAGTTAACCCTGAACAAAGATGCGTTAGTGGCAGCCGATGGGCAGTCGGGGCGCGGTGAAGGGCGGTTAAGGAGTAGCGAGGGGCTGCCTGGCGAAAGCAGTGATATGCCACAGCGAAAGGACGTGTATGGCGACGCGAAAGCGTGGGCTGTCGCAACGGCGCTCATGAACTTTCCGCACGTCGTACGCCGAGCGCTAGACGACAACGATCCGTCGCAAATAAGTAAGTTCGTGCTCGATTTAGCCCAAGCGTTTAACAAATATTACAGCAGTGTGCGCGTTTTGGCAGGAGGGGAAGGAGAGCGGCATGCAAAGTTAGCGCTCGTCGCCGCAGTCGCCATCGTGTTGCGCGAAGGGTTGCGCCTTCTCGGCATTGCCACTCCCGAACAAATGTAG
- a CDS encoding DedA family protein — MDTSVFIHWITEYGYIALFISLWLGIVGMPIPDEVIVMSAGAVSAMRLLQPVPSFLVTYLGVISGLTIGYLIGRVAGTLLLDKLLRKKKWQKYVDKSRHLLDKYGPFALCISYFFPFVRHLVPYLVGMNKMSFGRYTLFSFTTGCAWTALYFVLGFLFGSHIEKIGRLVNQFGWYALYALLLIATIALAVKVYTAVKSAPKGE, encoded by the coding sequence ATGGATACGAGTGTTTTTATTCATTGGATTACAGAATATGGCTACATCGCCCTGTTTATTAGTTTATGGCTTGGGATTGTCGGTATGCCGATCCCTGACGAAGTGATCGTCATGAGTGCAGGCGCGGTGTCGGCGATGCGACTCCTCCAGCCCGTCCCCTCTTTCCTCGTCACCTACCTCGGCGTTATTTCTGGATTGACGATCGGTTACCTCATCGGTAGAGTGGCTGGTACGCTGCTGCTCGACAAGCTGCTTCGAAAAAAGAAGTGGCAGAAATACGTCGACAAGTCACGGCATTTATTGGACAAATACGGGCCGTTCGCTCTCTGTATTAGTTATTTTTTTCCTTTTGTCCGGCATCTCGTACCTTATCTCGTCGGCATGAACAAAATGTCATTCGGCCGTTACACGTTATTCTCGTTTACGACCGGATGTGCATGGACCGCCCTTTATTTTGTCCTCGGCTTCCTTTTCGGATCACACATCGAAAAAATTGGGCGCCTCGTCAACCAATTTGGCTGGTACGCCCTTTACGCCTTGCTACTAATCGCAACAATAGCACTCGCGGTCAAAGTATACACTGCCGTTAAGTCCGCACCGAAAGGCGAATAA
- the hpaI gene encoding 2,4-dihydroxyhept-2-ene-1,7-dioic acid aldolase, which produces MALEVEKFKGSICPMVTPFTDDGQFDEKTYRELIEWQIDSGSHGISCSGTTGEPSSLTLDERKYLYEVTVDAVKGRRPTLLGTGSTNFEETMHLTTFAEKIGADAVMVIVPYYNKPSQEALYRHFREVADAIDIPLVIYNIPGRTGVNMAPQTMARLRRDCRNIIGVKESNKNFEQVSHVLHKCGRDFHVYSGIEELCYPMLTLGGAGHISATANVMPREVAELYNLAARGQWKEALDLHYYLLDLNEALFWETNPGPLKASLALMGKIRPVIRKPLALPMDEVQQKLRKVLDRYDLVACPK; this is translated from the coding sequence ATGGCGCTAGAAGTGGAAAAATTTAAAGGGTCCATTTGCCCGATGGTGACGCCGTTTACGGACGACGGGCAGTTCGATGAAAAAACGTATCGCGAACTGATCGAGTGGCAAATCGACAGCGGCAGTCACGGCATTTCTTGTTCCGGGACGACGGGAGAACCGAGTTCTCTCACTCTCGACGAACGGAAGTATTTGTACGAGGTGACGGTCGATGCGGTGAAAGGGCGGCGGCCGACGCTACTCGGCACCGGCTCGACGAATTTTGAGGAAACGATGCATTTGACGACATTTGCGGAGAAAATCGGTGCCGATGCCGTCATGGTGATCGTCCCTTACTACAACAAACCGTCGCAAGAAGCGCTCTACCGTCACTTTCGCGAGGTAGCGGACGCAATCGACATCCCGCTCGTCATTTACAACATTCCCGGGCGCACCGGGGTGAACATGGCGCCACAGACGATGGCGCGCTTGCGCCGCGATTGCCGCAACATTATCGGCGTGAAAGAGTCGAACAAAAACTTTGAGCAGGTCAGTCACGTGTTGCACAAGTGTGGCCGCGATTTCCACGTCTACTCCGGGATCGAAGAGCTGTGCTACCCGATGCTGACGTTAGGCGGGGCTGGTCACATTAGTGCCACCGCAAATGTGATGCCGCGCGAAGTAGCCGAGCTGTACAACTTGGCGGCGCGAGGACAGTGGAAGGAGGCGCTCGATTTACACTACTACTTGCTAGATTTAAACGAAGCGCTCTTCTGGGAGACAAACCCGGGCCCGCTGAAAGCGAGTCTCGCGCTCATGGGTAAAATTCGCCCCGTCATCCGTAAACCACTGGCTTTGCCTATGGATGAGGTACAGCAAAAATTGCGCAAAGTGCTTGACCGTTACGATTTAGTTGCGTGTCCGAAGTGA
- the hpaD gene encoding 3,4-dihydroxyphenylacetate 2,3-dioxygenase has protein sequence MPREGKGVPGDDMRILRSAFAELHVTDLARSRHFYVDMLGLIVSGETKTQLYLRGVEERVHHSLVLTEAPRAAVGRLGFRVARANDLEHLYDFYAKCGCKPRYVETGRMRGQGLSVDVQDPFGFPLTFFADMDAAPSYMQQYHLHRGAAVRRIDHFNCFVPQLAAAYRFWHDELGFRLSEYVETDDEPREKVAVWLFRKPSVHDLALMQGDGPRVHHIGFWMDDVNSIIRACDILGAAEMHEAIERGPGRHGISNAFFLYLRDPDGHRIELYTSDYLTLDPDFQPIRWSATDPRRQTLWGHRTPDSWWREASPVARLDDDALVTPQTAAAVDGIERHIK, from the coding sequence ATGCCAAGGGAAGGGAAGGGTGTTCCGGGGGATGACATGCGCATTCTCCGCAGTGCATTTGCTGAGTTGCACGTGACGGATCTCGCGCGGTCGCGTCACTTTTACGTCGACATGCTCGGGTTGATCGTTAGTGGAGAGACGAAGACACAGCTTTATTTGCGCGGTGTGGAGGAGCGCGTCCACCACAGTCTCGTGTTGACGGAGGCGCCGCGAGCGGCAGTCGGGCGGCTCGGGTTTCGCGTTGCAAGAGCGAACGATCTGGAACATCTGTACGACTTTTACGCGAAGTGCGGGTGTAAGCCACGCTATGTCGAAACGGGTAGGATGCGCGGGCAAGGGTTAAGTGTCGATGTGCAGGATCCGTTCGGGTTTCCACTCACTTTTTTTGCCGATATGGACGCAGCGCCGTCGTACATGCAACAGTATCATTTACACCGCGGTGCGGCGGTGCGGCGCATTGATCACTTTAACTGTTTTGTGCCTCAATTGGCAGCAGCGTATCGCTTTTGGCACGATGAACTGGGCTTTCGACTGAGCGAATATGTGGAAACGGATGACGAACCGCGGGAAAAAGTGGCCGTTTGGTTGTTTCGCAAGCCGTCGGTGCACGATCTCGCTCTGATGCAAGGTGACGGTCCGCGCGTCCACCACATCGGTTTTTGGATGGACGACGTGAACAGCATCATTCGCGCGTGTGACATTTTGGGGGCGGCAGAAATGCACGAGGCGATCGAGCGGGGGCCGGGGCGGCACGGCATCTCCAACGCTTTTTTCCTCTATTTGCGTGACCCGGACGGTCACCGCATCGAACTGTACACGAGTGACTATTTGACCCTCGACCCCGACTTCCAACCGATTCGCTGGAGTGCGACCGACCCGCGGCGACAGACGTTGTGGGGACATCGAACGCCGGACAGTTGGTGGCGCGAAGCGTCGCCGGTTGCGCGCCTCGACGACGATGCGCTCGTCACGCCGCAAACTGCGGCAGCAGTCGACGGCATTGAGCGGCACATCAAATAG
- the hpaB gene encoding 4-hydroxyphenylacetate 3-monooxygenase, oxygenase component, protein MGAKTGVQYIERLDREPRDVWINGARVEGKISEHPAFKNVIKSMARLYDMQHDPDLVERMTYEEGGERYGMSFMVPRTVDDLIKRRRMMKQWADDSGGMMGRSSDYLNSAVMAMGQAASYFAQNDARFSDNVRAYYDYARANDLTLTHTLINPQANRSVGASKQSDPYLAARIVDKTPRGVIVRGARMLATQGPISDEILVFPSTVLKGAAEDDPYSFAFAIPSSTPGLRYICRESFDYGFSHHDHPLGSRFEEMDAVVVFNDVLVPWDRIFLLENASLCNKMHAETNAVVHMTYQVLQKNIAKAEFILGIAESIVQTIGIGQFQHVQEKVAEVILAVETMKAFVRASEADAALDPYGVMTPAWWPLNAARNVFPKTYPRLVEIIQLLGASGLMAIPGDADLESGAGDDIDKYLVARNSGARERLKLFRLAWDAALSAFGSRQVLYERYFFGDPVRMFGALYQSYDKAPAVARVNELLARETVKA, encoded by the coding sequence ATGGGAGCAAAAACGGGGGTGCAATATATCGAACGCCTCGACCGCGAACCGCGCGACGTCTGGATTAACGGGGCACGCGTCGAGGGAAAAATATCAGAGCACCCGGCATTTAAAAACGTCATTAAAAGTATGGCCCGCTTGTACGACATGCAACACGATCCCGACCTCGTGGAACGAATGACGTACGAGGAAGGCGGGGAGAGGTACGGCATGTCGTTTATGGTGCCGCGAACGGTGGACGACTTAATCAAACGGCGGCGAATGATGAAGCAATGGGCTGACGACAGCGGCGGAATGATGGGGCGCTCGTCGGACTACTTGAACAGTGCCGTCATGGCGATGGGGCAAGCGGCGAGTTACTTTGCCCAAAACGATGCGCGCTTTAGTGACAACGTCCGCGCCTACTACGACTATGCGCGCGCGAACGATTTGACGTTGACCCACACGCTTATCAACCCGCAGGCAAACCGCAGCGTCGGTGCGAGTAAACAGTCCGACCCGTACCTCGCCGCCCGCATCGTCGATAAAACACCGCGAGGTGTCATCGTGCGCGGGGCGCGCATGCTGGCGACACAAGGACCGATCAGCGACGAAATTCTCGTGTTTCCTTCCACTGTGCTCAAAGGGGCTGCCGAAGACGATCCGTACTCCTTCGCCTTTGCCATTCCGAGCAGCACCCCGGGCTTACGCTACATATGCCGCGAGTCGTTCGACTACGGCTTCAGTCACCACGACCACCCCCTCGGTTCGCGTTTTGAAGAAATGGATGCCGTCGTCGTGTTTAACGATGTCCTCGTCCCTTGGGATCGTATCTTTTTACTCGAAAATGCCTCGCTCTGCAACAAGATGCATGCGGAGACGAACGCCGTCGTACACATGACGTACCAAGTGTTACAAAAAAATATCGCCAAAGCGGAGTTTATTCTCGGCATTGCCGAAAGCATTGTGCAGACGATCGGCATCGGCCAGTTTCAACACGTACAAGAAAAAGTGGCCGAAGTCATTTTGGCGGTGGAAACGATGAAAGCGTTTGTACGGGCATCGGAGGCCGATGCGGCGCTCGACCCGTACGGGGTGATGACCCCGGCGTGGTGGCCGTTAAACGCGGCGCGCAACGTGTTTCCGAAAACGTATCCTCGCCTCGTCGAAATTATTCAGTTGCTCGGGGCTAGTGGGTTAATGGCCATTCCCGGGGATGCGGATCTCGAAAGCGGTGCCGGAGACGACATCGATAAATACCTCGTCGCTCGCAATTCCGGGGCGCGAGAGCGGCTGAAACTGTTCCGCCTCGCCTGGGATGCGGCGCTAAGTGCCTTTGGCTCGCGCCAGGTGCTGTATGAACGGTATTTTTTCGGCGATCCGGTGCGCATGTTCGGCGCGCTGTACCAATCGTATGACAAGGCGCCTGCGGTCGCTCGAGTGAACGAGTTGCTGGCGCGGGAAACGGTGAAGGCGTAG
- the hpaE gene encoding 5-carboxymethyl-2-hydroxymuconate semialdehyde dehydrogenase, which translates to MTVEVKPAQHFIDGEFCDGEQQLTFPTLNPTTNEVITEVAEGTAADIERAVAAARRAFRDGPWATMTVQERVQLLHAIADGIERHGEELATLETLDTGLPIAQARGQAARAARNFRYYAEMATHLTGESYPVDHTFLNYTMRRPVGVAGLITPWNTPLMLSTWKIAPCLATGNTAVLKPAEWSPLTATKLAEIVRDAGVPPGVFNVVHGFGETAGAALVAHPHVPLISFTGESVTGKEIMRNGASYLKRFSMELGGKSPVVVFDDADVERAVDAVVFGIFSLNGERCTAGSRLLVARSLLETFAERLQERVRHIRVGDPFDEQTEVGPLIHADHCARVKAYIQSGEAEGARVAAKGTNPAHLSRGNFVPPTVFVATTHDLRIAQEEIFGPVLVVVPFDSEEEAVRLANDVSYGLAAYVWTDDLRRAHRVAQAIDAGMVWVNSHNVRDLRTPFGGTKMSGIGREGGLHSFEFFTEWKTVHVALGQHPIPRFGDQQEAEEGSALSPKQK; encoded by the coding sequence ATGACTGTCGAAGTAAAGCCAGCCCAACATTTCATTGACGGGGAGTTTTGCGATGGAGAACAGCAACTGACATTTCCGACGCTAAACCCGACGACGAACGAAGTAATTACGGAGGTGGCAGAAGGGACTGCTGCTGACATCGAGCGAGCGGTTGCAGCTGCAAGGCGTGCGTTTCGCGACGGACCGTGGGCGACGATGACCGTGCAGGAGCGGGTGCAACTGCTGCATGCGATCGCAGACGGCATTGAAAGACACGGAGAAGAATTGGCGACCTTGGAGACGTTAGACACGGGGTTGCCGATTGCGCAGGCGCGCGGGCAGGCGGCACGCGCCGCGAGGAATTTTCGTTATTACGCAGAAATGGCGACTCATCTGACGGGTGAGTCATATCCAGTCGACCACACCTTTCTCAATTATACGATGCGCCGTCCCGTCGGCGTGGCTGGCCTTATCACGCCGTGGAACACGCCGCTTATGCTGTCGACGTGGAAAATCGCTCCCTGTTTAGCTACCGGGAACACCGCAGTGTTAAAACCGGCTGAGTGGTCACCGCTCACGGCGACGAAGCTGGCGGAAATCGTGCGCGATGCAGGTGTGCCTCCGGGCGTATTCAACGTCGTGCACGGATTTGGCGAGACTGCAGGGGCGGCACTCGTCGCGCATCCACACGTTCCGCTTATCTCGTTCACGGGAGAATCGGTGACGGGGAAAGAAATTATGCGCAACGGGGCGAGCTACTTAAAGCGTTTTTCCATGGAATTAGGCGGAAAGTCACCTGTCGTCGTCTTTGACGATGCAGACGTGGAGCGGGCAGTCGATGCGGTCGTCTTTGGCATTTTTTCTTTAAACGGCGAGCGCTGTACGGCGGGATCGCGCCTTCTCGTCGCCCGTTCCTTATTAGAGACTTTTGCGGAGCGGTTGCAGGAGCGGGTGCGACACATTCGCGTCGGCGATCCGTTCGACGAACAGACTGAAGTCGGCCCACTTATTCACGCCGATCATTGTGCCCGGGTCAAAGCATACATTCAGAGCGGGGAAGCGGAAGGTGCCCGCGTTGCGGCGAAAGGAACAAATCCCGCGCACCTATCTCGCGGTAATTTTGTCCCCCCCACCGTGTTCGTCGCAACGACGCACGACCTGCGTATCGCGCAGGAAGAAATTTTTGGCCCGGTCCTCGTCGTCGTACCGTTTGACAGTGAGGAAGAAGCAGTCCGGTTAGCGAATGACGTGTCATACGGCTTAGCTGCTTACGTGTGGACGGACGACTTACGGCGCGCCCACCGCGTCGCCCAAGCGATCGATGCGGGCATGGTGTGGGTCAATTCACACAACGTGCGCGATTTGCGCACGCCGTTCGGCGGGACGAAAATGAGCGGCATCGGACGGGAAGGCGGCTTACACAGTTTTGAGTTTTTCACGGAATGGAAGACAGTGCACGTCGCTCTAGGCCAGCACCCGATTCCACGCTTCGGGGATCAGCAAGAGGCGGAAGAAGGGAGCGCCCTGTCTCCAAAACAAAAGTGA
- a CDS encoding fumarylacetoacetate hydrolase family protein: MKRARYIANGRIHSGTVVEDGILLDARGSTVDSKEVVWLPPVQPGKVIGLALNYADHAVELKLDVPKEPVLFFKGANTFIGHEQPVVYPQGARYMHYEVELAVVIGTAGRNIKRENALEYVKGYTIANDVTVRDFVGNMYRPPIRAKGFDTFGPIGPWMVDRDDIANPHAIGLRTYVNGERRQEGNTRDLIFKIDELIAFISSFMTLEPDDMIWTGTPKGVSHVYAGDTMALEIDHIGRLENTVVAEE; this comes from the coding sequence GTGAAGCGGGCGCGTTATATAGCAAATGGCCGCATACATAGTGGCACAGTTGTCGAAGACGGGATCTTGCTCGATGCACGCGGCAGCACAGTGGATTCGAAGGAGGTCGTTTGGCTGCCGCCAGTGCAGCCGGGCAAAGTGATCGGTTTAGCGCTAAATTACGCTGATCACGCGGTGGAGTTAAAGTTGGATGTGCCGAAGGAACCGGTGCTTTTTTTCAAGGGAGCTAACACGTTTATCGGGCATGAGCAACCGGTCGTTTATCCGCAGGGCGCCCGATACATGCATTACGAAGTGGAGCTCGCCGTCGTCATCGGGACGGCTGGGCGCAACATTAAGCGGGAAAATGCGCTCGAATATGTAAAGGGTTACACGATTGCGAATGACGTGACGGTACGCGACTTTGTCGGCAATATGTATCGGCCGCCGATTCGGGCGAAAGGATTTGACACGTTCGGGCCGATCGGGCCGTGGATGGTCGACCGCGACGACATCGCCAATCCGCACGCCATCGGCTTGCGCACGTATGTGAACGGGGAACGGCGCCAGGAAGGCAACACGCGTGACCTCATTTTTAAAATTGACGAGCTCATAGCGTTCATTAGCTCCTTTATGACGCTGGAACCGGACGACATGATATGGACTGGTACTCCGAAAGGCGTGTCCCACGTTTACGCCGGCGATACGATGGCGTTAGAAATCGATCACATCGGGCGGTTGGAAAACACGGTCGTCGCTGAGGAATGA
- a CDS encoding GntR family transcriptional regulator — protein MKRTNGNTQNKQEKSYELIKARILDGTYGAGYRLVIDRLAKELGFSAIPIREAIRRLEAEGFVEYERFSGVRVIKIDEGVYIETLQVLAVLEGYATALACQHLTAQDFAQLRAINEQMRGARESFDLTAYSAFNQQFHQVVLDACGQSYLRHEIESAQERLDAVRTTVFMLIPHRTTDSVAEHEQLIRLMEQRTDANEIERFARAHKLATMEAFKQWQKEKK, from the coding sequence ATGAAACGAACTAATGGCAATACACAAAACAAGCAAGAGAAGTCGTACGAGTTAATTAAGGCACGAATTTTGGATGGGACGTATGGAGCCGGTTATCGGCTCGTCATCGATCGGTTGGCGAAGGAGCTCGGGTTTAGTGCCATCCCGATTCGCGAAGCGATTCGGCGGTTAGAAGCAGAAGGGTTTGTCGAATACGAGCGGTTTAGCGGCGTGCGCGTGATCAAAATTGACGAAGGCGTGTATATCGAGACGCTGCAAGTACTTGCCGTGCTCGAAGGGTACGCGACTGCGTTAGCTTGCCAGCACTTGACCGCGCAAGACTTCGCACAGTTGCGGGCGATTAATGAGCAGATGCGCGGGGCGCGGGAGTCGTTTGACTTGACCGCTTACAGTGCGTTCAATCAGCAGTTTCACCAAGTTGTATTAGACGCTTGTGGACAGTCGTATTTGCGGCATGAAATCGAGAGCGCGCAAGAGCGGCTCGACGCCGTACGCACGACAGTATTTATGCTCATCCCACATCGCACGACCGATTCAGTCGCGGAGCACGAGCAGTTGATCCGCTTAATGGAACAGCGCACTGATGCAAATGAAATCGAACGGTTTGCACGGGCACATAAGCTGGCGACGATGGAAGCGTTTAAACAGTGGCAAAAGGAAAAGAAATGA
- a CDS encoding MFS transporter, with protein sequence MSSILFLLAVSMFSIPFGLTFPVLAFLPFMVWGAVGWASQAPQQHVLLQLQPNHGAAAVALNSSANYLGGAVGSTLGGVAMLAGLTPALLPYVAGCFVLVALLGQLTINKRVPLNREHE encoded by the coding sequence ATGAGCAGTATTTTATTTCTGTTAGCTGTTTCTATGTTCTCGATACCTTTCGGGTTGACATTTCCAGTACTCGCATTCTTACCCTTCATGGTGTGGGGCGCTGTCGGATGGGCTTCACAAGCGCCGCAGCAACACGTGTTGCTTCAGTTACAACCTAATCACGGCGCTGCTGCGGTCGCCTTAAACAGTTCTGCCAATTACTTAGGGGGTGCTGTCGGCTCCACCCTTGGAGGAGTGGCGATGCTGGCCGGATTAACCCCCGCCCTCCTCCCGTATGTTGCAGGGTGCTTCGTACTCGTCGCCTTACTCGGACAGTTGACTATAAATAAGCGCGTGCCATTGAATCGTGAGCATGAATGA
- a CDS encoding 3-hydroxybutyrate dehydrogenase: protein MDVAKDKVAVITGAASGIGLAIAKTFAANGAKVVIADIDEEKAQEAAAALRHIGHDVLGFACDVQKEADIKGMLDDTLERFGRLDVLVNNAGSQHVAAIEHFPTETFSQMVDVMLVAPFIALKHALPIMKRQQYGRVINMASINGLIGFAGKAAYNSAKHGVIGLTKVAALETADDGITVNAICPGYVDTPLVRNQLRDLAISRGVPLENVLADVIYPLVPQKRLLTPEEVAAYVLFLASDAARGITGQAVVIDGGYTAR, encoded by the coding sequence GTGGATGTAGCTAAAGACAAAGTAGCGGTTATTACTGGGGCGGCGAGTGGGATCGGATTGGCTATCGCGAAAACGTTCGCGGCAAATGGGGCAAAAGTCGTCATTGCCGACATTGACGAAGAAAAGGCACAGGAGGCAGCTGCCGCACTGCGACATATTGGACACGACGTACTCGGGTTCGCCTGTGACGTACAGAAGGAAGCAGACATTAAGGGTATGCTAGACGACACGTTAGAACGGTTCGGGCGATTGGACGTGCTCGTGAACAACGCTGGTTCTCAGCACGTCGCGGCTATTGAACACTTTCCGACGGAGACTTTCTCACAAATGGTTGACGTTATGCTCGTCGCTCCATTTATCGCGTTAAAACACGCGTTGCCGATCATGAAGCGGCAGCAGTACGGGCGCGTGATCAACATGGCGTCCATTAACGGACTCATCGGTTTCGCGGGAAAAGCGGCGTACAACAGTGCGAAGCACGGTGTCATCGGGCTGACGAAAGTGGCGGCGCTGGAGACAGCGGACGACGGGATTACGGTTAACGCAATTTGTCCGGGATACGTCGATACGCCGCTCGTGCGCAACCAGCTGCGCGATTTGGCAATAAGCCGCGGCGTGCCGTTAGAAAACGTGCTCGCGGACGTCATTTACCCGCTCGTTCCACAAAAGCGGCTACTTACGCCCGAAGAAGTGGCTGCGTACGTCTTATTTTTAGCGAGTGACGCCGCGCGGGGCATTACGGGCCAAGCGGTCGTCATCGACGGCGGTTATACGGCGCGATAA
- a CDS encoding histidine phosphatase family protein, with the protein MTATQCLFVRHGETDWNCERRCQGFTDIPLNDTGMKQAEKLGTYLQRTPIHAVYTSDLGRAVQTAEKIAHHHGLEVHKRARLRERGYGEWEGLTWEQIAARYPDREEVRQVGGKYGVELFAALQRRIIGELEALLRNHPGQTVVAVSHGGTINAFLHVMTDKRLGTGVTKIVNTGVTKVTYSAETGWEIGAVNDVAHLTRLRS; encoded by the coding sequence TTGACTGCTACACAATGTTTGTTCGTCCGCCACGGGGAAACGGATTGGAACTGTGAGCGGCGCTGTCAAGGTTTTACGGACATCCCGTTAAACGATACAGGAATGAAGCAGGCAGAAAAGTTAGGTACTTACTTACAACGTACACCGATTCACGCCGTTTATACGAGTGACCTTGGACGAGCGGTGCAAACAGCGGAAAAAATTGCGCACCATCACGGACTGGAAGTGCATAAGCGGGCTCGTCTGCGCGAGCGCGGTTACGGGGAATGGGAAGGGTTGACGTGGGAGCAAATCGCAGCCCGCTATCCGGATCGCGAGGAGGTCAGGCAGGTCGGTGGGAAGTACGGAGTCGAATTGTTTGCCGCGTTACAGCGGCGGATTATCGGGGAGTTAGAGGCGTTGCTGCGGAACCATCCCGGGCAAACGGTTGTCGCCGTGAGCCACGGAGGCACGATTAATGCTTTCCTGCACGTAATGACGGACAAACGCTTAGGGACGGGCGTAACGAAGATCGTCAACACGGGTGTGACGAAAGTGACGTACAGCGCGGAAACGGGTTGGGAGATTGGCGCGGTTAACGATGTCGCTCATTTAACACGCTTGCGATCGTAA